One stretch of Eretmochelys imbricata isolate rEreImb1 chromosome 1, rEreImb1.hap1, whole genome shotgun sequence DNA includes these proteins:
- the ASB15 gene encoding ankyrin repeat and SOCS box protein 15 encodes MHFAAQLSYKMMDGNEDSVEDHLTAYAIQLSIQESIEASQPTSSHYHERFVPPSDQNRKLIAAIREGQVFDLQNYVKHKYALDEADERGWFPLHEAAAQPIQQILEIILDASYKSMWEYKTCDGETPLTLAAKAGFVENVRTLLEKGVWPNTTNNKGETPLLIAVRQGSYEMVLTLIKYNCRIHQPCVKRWSAMHEAAKQGCKEIVSLLLKNGGNVHLKDGYGVTPLGVAAEYGHCDVLEHLIHKGGDVHALADDGASVLFEAAGGGNPDCIALLLEYGGSGNVPNRAGQLPIHKAAYEGHYLSLKYLIPVTSKIAIQRSGLSPIHSAADGQNVQCLELLIENDFDVNTLLAEHISENYDDERKTALYFAVSNNDILCTEVLLKAGADPNEDPLNCLLVAVRAGNHEIVRLLLSYGANVNCYFMLVNDTHFPSAIQYALNDEVMLRLLLNHGYNAERCFDCMHGNIFGSSFVWSLPEEEVLPGWTSCVVKDTPFCAFLTVPWLKHLVGHVIRILIDYMDYVPLCSKLKCVLEAQEEWPEVRQILENPRPLKHLCRLKIRKLMGLRRLWRQASMAKLPLPPVLKDYILYKEYDLYGKGLNLA; translated from the exons ATTTGTACCACCCAGTGATCAAAATAGGAAACTTATAGCAGCCATAAGAGAAG GCCAAGTATTTGATCTTCAGAACTATGTGAAACATAAATATGCTTTGGATGAAGCTGATGAAAGAGGTTGGTTCCCACTTCAtgaggctgcagctcagccaaTTCAGCAAATACTTGAAATCATTCTGGATG CATCTTATAAATCAATGTGGGAATACAAAACATGTGATGGAGAAACACCGTTAACTTTGGCAGCAAAAGCTGGTTTTGTGGAAAATGTAAGAACGTTATTGGAAAAGGGTGTTTGGCCTAATACCACAAACAATAAAGGAGAAACTCCTCTTCTCATTG CTGTGAGACAGGGTTCTTATGAAATGGTATTGACTCTGATTAAATACAACTGTCGTATCCACCAGCCATGTGTAAAACGTTGGTCAGCAATGCATGAAGCTGCAAAACAAGGCTGCAAGGAGATTGTTTCTCTGCTTCTGAAGAATGGAGGAAATGTGCACCTGAAAGATGGTTATGGGGTAACACCATTAGGAGTTGCTGCTGAATATGGACACTGTGATGTGCTGGAGCATCTTATTCATAAAG GTGGTGATGTTCATGCTTTAGCCGATGATGGTGCATCAGTACTGTTTGAAGCAGCTGGAGGAGGTAATCCAGACTGTATTGCTCTTCTTCTGGAATATGGAGGAAGTGGTAACGTGCCTAATAGGGCAGGACAGCTCCCTATACACAAAGCTGCTTATGAAGGACATTATCT GTCACTGAAATATCTAATTCCAGTTACATCCAAGATTGCAATCCAGAGAAGTGGGTTAAGCCCCATTCACTCAGCAGCAGATGGCCAGAATGTGCAGTGTCTAGAACTCCTAATTGAAAACGATTTTGATGTCAATACTCTTCTGGCTGAACACATTTCTGAAAACTACGATGATGAAAGGAAAACGGCACTCTATTTTGCTGTTTCTAACAATGACATTCTCTGCACAGAAGTGTTACTCAAAGCTGGTGCAGACCCAAACGAGGATCCTCTAAATTGTCTTCTGGTAGCAGTGAGAGCTGGTAACCATGAAATCGTACGGTTGCTTCTATCCTATGGAGCAAATGTCAATTGCTACTTCATGCTCGTGAATGACACCCATTTCCCCAGTGCCATTCAGTATGCTTTGAATGATGAGGTAATGCTAAGGCTGTTGCTGAATCATGGATATAATGCAGAGAGGTGTTTTGATTGTATGCATGGCAACATCTTTGGAAGTTCTTTTGTGTGGTCACTTCCAGAAGAGGAGGTGTTACCAGGATGGACATCTTGTGTAGTAAAAGATACTCCA TTCTGTGCCTTTCTTACAGTTCCTTGGTTGAAACATTTAGTTGGACATGTGATTCGCATTTTGATAGACTATATGGATTATGTGCCTTTGTGCTCAAAACTAAAGTGTGTCCTAGAAGCACAGGAAGAATGGCCAGAGGTACGTCAGATATTAG AGAATCCTCGTCCATTAAAACATTTGTGCCGCCTCAAAATACGTAAACTGATGGGACTAAGGAGACTATGGAGACAAGCATCAATGGCGAAGCTTCCTCTTCCACCAGTTCTAAAGGACTATATCCTATATAAAGAATATGATCTTTATGGAAAGGGGCTAAATTTAGCCTAA